A region from the Lolium perenne isolate Kyuss_39 chromosome 4, Kyuss_2.0, whole genome shotgun sequence genome encodes:
- the LOC127349404 gene encoding probable WRKY transcription factor 14 isoform X2 has product MDMEMQANAAATSGQEGDLADVVARANIAVASSSTSHHQPRPPPPPPPASAHKMVPYEEQQRRPMSVACGVGDAAMLEAVLLPTVVLDPYLLPPTGSYGLPQQQHHQQPLAFQISEHACCGASAGDVDAGEDAIKISPPSAHAHQMINRKNDVRKVVCIPAPPAMSNRAGGGGEVIPSDLWAWRKYGQKPIKGSPYPRGYYRCSSSKGCMARKQVERSRSDPNMLVITYTAEHNHPWPMHRNILAGYARGHSTDVTTSAAKKQKITSFTDNVASSSPSNHNNFLPEQNVMGCGNQTASNSMVVAVDGDGSTGIREGGGLMYELASNGVVQPDEVFAELEELEPDNSSLLVNVNVYSRGVSSNYEWHKL; this is encoded by the exons ATGGATATGGAGATGCAGgccaacgccgccgccaccagTGGGCAAGAGGGCGACCTCGCCGACGTCGTGGCCCGCGCCAATATTGCAGTGGCGTCGTCCTCCACCAGCCATCACCAACCAcgaccacctccaccacctcctcctgcgtCAGCTCACAAAATGGTCCCTTAcgaggagcagcagcggcggcctaTGAGCGTCGCTTGCGGCGTCGGCGACGCGGCGATGTTAGAGGCGGTGCTACTGCCCACGGTCGTCCTCGATCCGTACCTACTGCCACCGACAGGCTCGTATGGGCTGccgcagcagcagcaccaccagcaACCTCTGGCTTTCCAGATCTCTGAGCACGCGTGCTGTGGCGCCTCTGCTGGGGATGTCGACGCTGGCGAAGACGCTATAAAGATCTCGCCACCATCTGCTCATGCTCATCAGATGATAAACAG AAAGAACGATGTGAGGAAGGTGGTTTGCATTCCGGCGCCACCAGCGATGAGCAACCGGgcgggtggaggtggagaggttaTTCCATCTGATCTATGGGCATGGAGAAAGTATGGCCAGAAACCCATCAAGGGTTCTCCTTATCCAAG GGGTTACTATAGATGCAGCAGTTCCAAGGGTTGCATGGCCCGGAAGCAAGTGGAGCGCAGCCGCAGCGACCCCAACATGTTGGTCATCACCTACACGGCGGAGCACAACCACCCTTGGCCCATGCACCGCAACATCCTAGCCGGCTATGCTCGGGGTCATAGCACCGATGTCACTACGTCCGCTGCCAAGAAGCAAAAAATTACCAGCTTCACTGATAACGTCGCAAGCTCATCACCTTCGAACCATAATAATTTTCTTCCggagcaaaatgtgatgggctgcGGTAACCAGACAGCCTCTAACTcaatggtggtggcggtggaTGGGGATGGATCCACCGGCATTAGGGAGGGTGGTGGACTGATGTATGAATTGGCCAGCAATGGAGTTGTCCAGCCTGATGAGGTTTTTGCAGAGCTGGAGGAGTTGGAGCCTGATAATAGTTCCCTGCTAGTCAATGTGAACGTATACTCCAGGGGGGTAAGTAGTAATTACGAGTGGCACAAGTTATGA
- the LOC127349404 gene encoding probable WRKY transcription factor 14 isoform X1, with the protein MDMEMQANAAATSGQEGDLADVVARANIAVASSSTSHHQPRPPPPPPPASAHKMVPYEEQQRRPMSVACGVGDAAMLEAVLLPTVVLDPYLLPPTGSYGLPQQQHHQQPLAFQISEHACCGASAGDVDAGEDAIKISPPSAHAHQMINSDCVMPCEHIPYSRKNDVRKVVCIPAPPAMSNRAGGGGEVIPSDLWAWRKYGQKPIKGSPYPRGYYRCSSSKGCMARKQVERSRSDPNMLVITYTAEHNHPWPMHRNILAGYARGHSTDVTTSAAKKQKITSFTDNVASSSPSNHNNFLPEQNVMGCGNQTASNSMVVAVDGDGSTGIREGGGLMYELASNGVVQPDEVFAELEELEPDNSSLLVNVNVYSRGVSSNYEWHKL; encoded by the exons ATGGATATGGAGATGCAGgccaacgccgccgccaccagTGGGCAAGAGGGCGACCTCGCCGACGTCGTGGCCCGCGCCAATATTGCAGTGGCGTCGTCCTCCACCAGCCATCACCAACCAcgaccacctccaccacctcctcctgcgtCAGCTCACAAAATGGTCCCTTAcgaggagcagcagcggcggcctaTGAGCGTCGCTTGCGGCGTCGGCGACGCGGCGATGTTAGAGGCGGTGCTACTGCCCACGGTCGTCCTCGATCCGTACCTACTGCCACCGACAGGCTCGTATGGGCTGccgcagcagcagcaccaccagcaACCTCTGGCTTTCCAGATCTCTGAGCACGCGTGCTGTGGCGCCTCTGCTGGGGATGTCGACGCTGGCGAAGACGCTATAAAGATCTCGCCACCATCTGCTCATGCTCATCAGATGATAAACAG TGATTGTGTTATGCCTTGCGAGCATATCCCATATTCCAGAAAGAACGATGTGAGGAAGGTGGTTTGCATTCCGGCGCCACCAGCGATGAGCAACCGGgcgggtggaggtggagaggttaTTCCATCTGATCTATGGGCATGGAGAAAGTATGGCCAGAAACCCATCAAGGGTTCTCCTTATCCAAG GGGTTACTATAGATGCAGCAGTTCCAAGGGTTGCATGGCCCGGAAGCAAGTGGAGCGCAGCCGCAGCGACCCCAACATGTTGGTCATCACCTACACGGCGGAGCACAACCACCCTTGGCCCATGCACCGCAACATCCTAGCCGGCTATGCTCGGGGTCATAGCACCGATGTCACTACGTCCGCTGCCAAGAAGCAAAAAATTACCAGCTTCACTGATAACGTCGCAAGCTCATCACCTTCGAACCATAATAATTTTCTTCCggagcaaaatgtgatgggctgcGGTAACCAGACAGCCTCTAACTcaatggtggtggcggtggaTGGGGATGGATCCACCGGCATTAGGGAGGGTGGTGGACTGATGTATGAATTGGCCAGCAATGGAGTTGTCCAGCCTGATGAGGTTTTTGCAGAGCTGGAGGAGTTGGAGCCTGATAATAGTTCCCTGCTAGTCAATGTGAACGTATACTCCAGGGGGGTAAGTAGTAATTACGAGTGGCACAAGTTATGA